Proteins encoded within one genomic window of Gallaecimonas pentaromativorans:
- a CDS encoding UxaA family hydrolase, which yields MKVALVKVHPKDNVAVATKALEKGSRHLIDGQELVLATDLPAGHKVALSALAAGENVVKYGFAIGSATSAINQGEHVHSHNLATNLSGAGEYRYQQVEPSIEAFGGGTFMGYRRKNGRVGTRNEVWIVNTVGCVNAIAQRIASRCEQEFAGIADAFVPFVHPYGCSQLGDDLNDTRAILAALINHPNAGAVLVVGLGCENNQLNKLLEAAGDIDSDRVRFFNSQQVHDEVEAGVEAIGQMLPLLALDKREPCPASELVLGMKCGGSDGFSGITANPLVGRMTDRFTALGGTVLLTETPEMFGAEQVLMNRAKDSATFEAVVKLVQDFKQYFIDHKQPVFENPSPGNKAGGLTTLEEKSLGAIQKGGQAQVQEVLAYGEPVHGRGLALLQAPGNDAVSSTALAASGATLILFTTGRGTPLGFPVPTVKISSNSDLYQRKGNWIDFNAGELLDGVAMDDLSQAFFERLLAIASGELTCNERNHSREIAIWKRGVTL from the coding sequence ATGAAAGTCGCTTTGGTGAAAGTGCACCCCAAGGACAACGTGGCGGTGGCTACAAAGGCCCTGGAAAAGGGCAGCCGCCACCTGATTGACGGTCAAGAACTGGTGCTGGCCACCGACTTGCCCGCCGGCCACAAGGTGGCGCTTAGCGCCCTGGCGGCAGGGGAGAACGTGGTGAAATACGGCTTTGCCATCGGCTCTGCCACCAGCGCCATCAATCAGGGCGAGCATGTCCATTCCCATAATCTCGCCACCAACCTCAGCGGCGCCGGGGAGTACCGCTACCAGCAGGTGGAGCCCAGCATTGAGGCCTTTGGCGGCGGCACCTTTATGGGCTATCGGCGCAAAAACGGCCGAGTCGGCACCCGCAACGAGGTGTGGATAGTCAACACCGTCGGCTGCGTTAACGCCATTGCCCAGCGCATCGCCAGCCGCTGCGAGCAGGAATTTGCCGGTATCGCCGATGCCTTTGTGCCCTTTGTGCACCCCTATGGCTGCTCGCAGCTGGGGGACGACCTTAACGACACCCGCGCCATCCTCGCCGCCCTTATCAACCACCCCAACGCCGGCGCGGTGTTGGTGGTGGGCCTTGGCTGCGAGAACAACCAGCTCAACAAACTTTTAGAAGCGGCCGGCGATATCGACAGCGATCGGGTGCGCTTTTTCAACAGCCAGCAAGTGCACGACGAAGTGGAAGCCGGGGTGGAAGCCATCGGCCAGATGCTGCCGCTGCTGGCGCTGGATAAACGCGAGCCGTGCCCGGCAAGCGAGCTGGTGCTGGGCATGAAATGCGGCGGCTCCGACGGCTTTTCCGGCATCACCGCCAACCCCTTGGTGGGGCGCATGACCGACCGCTTCACCGCCCTTGGCGGCACCGTGCTTTTAACCGAAACCCCGGAGATGTTCGGCGCCGAGCAGGTGCTGATGAACCGCGCCAAAGACAGCGCCACCTTCGAGGCGGTGGTGAAATTGGTGCAGGATTTCAAGCAGTACTTTATCGACCACAAGCAGCCGGTGTTCGAAAACCCCTCCCCGGGCAACAAGGCCGGCGGCCTTACCACCTTGGAAGAAAAGTCCTTAGGTGCCATCCAAAAAGGCGGCCAGGCCCAGGTGCAAGAGGTGCTGGCCTACGGCGAGCCGGTGCACGGCCGCGGCCTGGCGCTATTGCAAGCGCCGGGTAACGACGCGGTGTCTTCCACCGCCCTTGCCGCCAGCGGCGCCACCTTGATCCTCTTTACCACCGGCCGGGGCACGCCGCTTGGCTTCCCGGTGCCGACCGTGAAAATCAGCTCCAATAGCGATCTCTACCAGCGCAAAGGCAACTGGATTGATTTCAACGCCGGTGAGCTGCTCGACGGTGTCGCCATGGACGATTTAAGCCAAGCCTTTTTTGAGCGTCTGCTGGCCATAGCCTCGGGCGAATTGACCTGTAACGAACGTAACCACAGCCGCGAAATTGCCATCTGGAAACGCGGCGTGACCCTTTGA
- the uxaC gene encoding glucuronate isomerase: MPQPLNLHPDRLFPADPTVRAIARRLYDSIKDLPILSPHGHTDPRWFAENPSFGNASELFIRPDHYVFRMLYSQGISLERLGIPRRDGGAVETDPIAIWRLFAGNYHLFRGTPSRIWLDTVFSEVFGMTVALAPDTAEQYYHAITEKLATDAFKPQALMDRFNIECIATTEGALDDLKYHGAMKGGAMEKRVITTFRPDDVVDASREDFADNIKKLGELTGEDTHSWDGYLAAIRNRRAFFRDHGATATDHGHPTAATANLSHAECRTLFELCISGKAGSAQQELFRAQMLTELAGMSIEDGMVMQIHPGAFRNHNPRIFEGFGRDKGADIPSPTEYVKALKPLLDKYGNDPRLSIILFTLDETSYARELAPLAGHYPCLKLGPAWWFHDSPEGMLRFRHQVTETAGFYNTVGFNDDTRAFLSIPARHDVARRIDCRFLAGLISEHRLGEDEGFELARALTYDLAKKAYKL; this comes from the coding sequence ATGCCACAACCACTGAACCTGCATCCTGATCGCCTGTTCCCGGCCGACCCGACCGTGCGCGCCATCGCCCGGCGCCTCTACGACAGCATCAAAGACTTGCCTATCTTGAGCCCCCATGGCCATACCGATCCGCGCTGGTTCGCCGAGAACCCGTCTTTTGGTAACGCCAGCGAGCTTTTTATCCGCCCCGACCACTACGTGTTTCGTATGCTCTACAGCCAGGGCATCAGCCTTGAGCGTCTGGGCATTCCCCGCCGCGACGGCGGCGCCGTGGAAACCGACCCCATCGCCATCTGGCGGCTTTTTGCCGGTAACTACCACCTGTTTCGCGGCACCCCGTCGCGCATTTGGCTCGACACCGTGTTCAGTGAAGTGTTTGGCATGACGGTGGCCCTGGCCCCCGACACCGCCGAGCAGTACTACCACGCCATCACCGAAAAGCTGGCCACCGACGCCTTCAAACCCCAGGCGCTGATGGACCGCTTTAACATCGAGTGCATCGCCACCACCGAAGGGGCCCTGGACGACCTCAAATACCACGGCGCCATGAAAGGCGGCGCCATGGAAAAACGGGTGATCACCACCTTCAGGCCCGACGACGTAGTCGACGCGTCGCGGGAAGACTTTGCCGACAACATCAAAAAACTGGGCGAGCTGACCGGCGAAGACACCCACAGCTGGGACGGCTATCTGGCCGCCATTCGCAATCGCCGCGCCTTTTTCCGAGACCACGGCGCCACCGCCACCGACCACGGCCACCCTACGGCGGCCACCGCCAATCTGTCCCACGCCGAATGCCGTACCCTCTTTGAGCTGTGTATCAGCGGCAAGGCAGGCAGCGCCCAGCAGGAGCTGTTTCGGGCGCAGATGCTCACCGAACTGGCGGGGATGAGCATCGAAGACGGCATGGTGATGCAAATTCATCCCGGCGCCTTTCGTAACCACAACCCACGTATCTTTGAAGGCTTTGGCCGCGACAAAGGGGCCGATATTCCGTCGCCCACCGAATACGTCAAAGCCCTTAAACCGCTGTTGGATAAATACGGTAACGACCCGCGCCTGAGCATCATCCTCTTTACCCTCGACGAAACCAGCTACGCCCGTGAGCTGGCGCCGCTGGCGGGCCATTACCCCTGCCTGAAACTGGGCCCGGCCTGGTGGTTCCACGACAGCCCCGAAGGGATGCTGCGGTTTCGCCATCAGGTCACCGAAACCGCCGGTTTCTACAACACCGTTGGCTTTAACGACGACACCCGCGCCTTTTTGTCTATTCCGGCCCGCCACGACGTGGCGCGGCGCATCGACTGCCGCTTCCTGGCCGGGCTTATCAGCGAGCACCGCCTGGGGGAAGACGAAGGTTTCGAGCTGGCCCGGGCCTTGACCTATGATCTGGCCAAAAAGGCCTACAAGCTCTGA
- a CDS encoding mannitol dehydrogenase family protein, with amino-acid sequence MQRLTEAALAAIPGAVQKPRYSRGEVKTGIVHIGPGAFHRAHQAVYIDSLLATDPRWGICGVSLRSPALKEKLGPQDNLYTLAVQDLTSGMRVIGAFTELLVAPADMAAILARMASPETYLISLTVTEKGYCLKDGKLDWQHPDIAADLANISAPVSAIGLLVAALQRRRQAGLENLTVLSCDNLVDNGHKLKGAVLALAGRLDPALGDWIAAKVAFPCAMVDSITPASEADLEATVAQTLGAVDAWPIKREGFSQWVIEDNFSGPKPALDSVGVTFTQDVALYEQAKLRLLNGTHSTLAYLGSLLGLETVLEAISQPVLADFIDALVAKEIVPSLTAPDDMDLAAYAEAILKRYRNPYIRHLLAQIAWDGSQKLPFRLLGTVRDNLKAGHSIDRLCVAVAAWLRFIEAKAQSGDALTDPLAAKLLACQGPDAFLALDEVFGDLGANPAFAAALKAAYQRLDGITLNSVRERLHDLID; translated from the coding sequence ATGCAAAGACTGACCGAGGCGGCCCTGGCCGCCATCCCAGGCGCCGTGCAAAAGCCCCGCTACTCGCGGGGCGAGGTGAAAACCGGCATAGTGCACATCGGCCCTGGCGCTTTTCACCGGGCCCACCAGGCGGTGTATATCGACAGCCTGCTGGCCACAGACCCGCGCTGGGGCATTTGCGGGGTGTCGCTGCGCTCGCCGGCCCTTAAAGAAAAACTTGGCCCCCAGGACAACCTCTACACCCTGGCGGTGCAGGATTTAACCAGCGGCATGCGCGTTATCGGCGCCTTTACCGAGCTGCTGGTGGCGCCAGCCGATATGGCCGCCATCCTGGCGCGCATGGCGAGCCCCGAGACCTACCTCATCAGCCTGACCGTCACCGAGAAGGGCTATTGCCTTAAGGACGGCAAACTCGACTGGCAGCACCCGGATATTGCCGCTGACCTTGCCAACATCAGCGCGCCGGTGTCGGCCATTGGCCTGTTGGTGGCCGCTTTGCAGCGCCGCCGCCAGGCGGGCCTTGAAAACCTCACGGTGCTGAGCTGCGACAACCTGGTGGATAACGGCCACAAGCTCAAGGGGGCGGTGCTGGCCCTGGCCGGGCGCCTTGACCCGGCACTTGGCGATTGGATAGCGGCCAAGGTGGCCTTTCCCTGCGCCATGGTGGACTCCATCACCCCGGCTTCGGAGGCCGACCTTGAAGCCACCGTCGCCCAGACCTTAGGGGCAGTGGACGCCTGGCCCATCAAGCGCGAAGGCTTTAGTCAGTGGGTGATTGAAGACAATTTTTCCGGCCCCAAACCGGCCCTCGATTCCGTTGGGGTCACCTTCACCCAAGACGTGGCCCTTTATGAGCAGGCCAAGTTGCGGCTGCTAAACGGCACCCATTCCACTTTGGCTTATCTCGGCAGCCTGCTGGGCTTGGAAACGGTACTGGAAGCCATCAGCCAGCCGGTGCTGGCCGACTTTATCGACGCTCTGGTGGCCAAAGAAATCGTGCCGTCCCTGACCGCCCCGGACGACATGGACCTGGCTGCCTACGCCGAGGCCATCCTCAAACGCTACCGCAACCCCTACATTCGCCATCTGCTGGCGCAAATCGCCTGGGACGGCTCGCAAAAGCTGCCGTTTCGGCTGCTGGGCACGGTGCGGGACAACCTCAAGGCAGGCCACTCCATCGACCGGCTCTGCGTGGCCGTTGCCGCCTGGCTGCGCTTTATCGAAGCCAAGGCCCAAAGCGGCGATGCCCTGACCGACCCGCTGGCCGCCAAGTTACTGGCCTGCCAGGGGCCGGATGCCTTCTTGGCGCTCGACGAGGTCTTTGGCGACTTGGGCGCCAACCCCGCCTTTGCCGCCGCCCTCAAAGCGGCCTACCAGCGCCTGGACGGCATCACCCTTAACAGCGTACGAGAACGCCTTCATGACCTTATTGACTGA
- a CDS encoding bifunctional 4-hydroxy-2-oxoglutarate aldolase/2-dehydro-3-deoxy-phosphogluconate aldolase, whose product MTLLTDLLDQSRLIPIIQADSAAAAVAAARAIHQGGIGQVEVVLRNAQALDCIKAIRNEVPEVRVGAGTVLSGEQARAVHEAGAQFIVTPTTTDKLLAALLETGLPFAPGVSSLSDIGRMVEAGCQQLKLFPAELSGGVALLKAISSIFPGVTFCPTGGVAENNLASYLALGNVFAVGGSWIAPNKLVAEGNWQGISQRAAAAKSQVPGL is encoded by the coding sequence ATGACCTTATTGACTGATCTGTTGGACCAAAGCCGCCTTATCCCCATTATCCAGGCCGACTCGGCGGCGGCAGCCGTGGCCGCTGCCCGCGCCATCCACCAAGGCGGCATAGGCCAGGTGGAAGTGGTGCTGCGAAACGCCCAGGCGCTGGACTGCATCAAGGCCATCCGCAATGAAGTGCCAGAGGTGCGGGTAGGGGCTGGCACTGTGCTAAGCGGCGAGCAGGCCAGGGCGGTGCACGAAGCCGGCGCCCAGTTTATCGTTACCCCCACCACCACCGACAAATTGCTGGCGGCGCTACTTGAGACCGGGCTGCCCTTTGCCCCTGGGGTATCGAGCCTGTCTGACATCGGCCGCATGGTCGAGGCCGGTTGCCAGCAACTAAAACTCTTTCCGGCTGAGCTCAGCGGCGGAGTGGCGCTATTAAAGGCCATCAGCAGCATCTTCCCGGGCGTCACTTTTTGCCCCACCGGCGGCGTAGCGGAGAACAACCTTGCCAGCTACCTGGCGCTGGGTAACGTCTTTGCCGTGGGCGGCAGCTGGATAGCCCCCAATAAACTGGTAGCCGAGGGCAACTGGCAGGGCATCAGCCAGCGCGCCGCCGCCGCTAAAAGCCAGGTGCCGGGCCTATGA
- a CDS encoding sugar kinase, with amino-acid sequence MKKLLMLGECMVEMAAADGGLYRQGFAGDVYNTAVYLKRSLNTPAQVGLLTAVGDDAMSEAMLACFRAEGLDNRHCYQLPGAMPGLYLIEVDEAGERNFLYWRSQAAARQLVRCIEEDNGAAFSGTDLLLFSGISLAILSAEHRALLLERLKALRAQGATLVFDPNYRAKLWGKDEAAHWLAQAYGCADIALPGLEEHQLLWGQQSPEQAADFLTGLGVKELVIKQGPEQLFVNGQYLAVTPAEQVVDTTAAGDSFNGGYLAARLDGQSPLEAAKQGAALARRVIGYRGAIIDKNQWA; translated from the coding sequence ATGAAAAAACTGCTGATGCTCGGCGAATGCATGGTGGAGATGGCCGCCGCCGACGGTGGCCTCTATCGCCAGGGCTTTGCCGGGGATGTCTACAACACCGCCGTCTACTTAAAGCGCAGCCTCAACACCCCGGCCCAAGTGGGGCTGCTCACCGCCGTTGGCGACGATGCCATGAGCGAGGCGATGCTGGCGTGTTTTCGCGCCGAAGGCCTCGACAACCGCCACTGCTACCAATTGCCAGGCGCCATGCCGGGGCTTTATTTGATTGAGGTGGACGAGGCCGGCGAGCGTAATTTTTTGTACTGGCGCAGCCAGGCCGCCGCCCGGCAACTGGTGCGCTGCATCGAAGAGGATAACGGCGCCGCTTTTAGTGGTACCGATCTGCTGCTGTTCTCCGGCATTAGCCTGGCCATTTTAAGCGCCGAGCACCGGGCGCTGCTGCTTGAGCGCTTAAAGGCGCTGCGCGCCCAAGGCGCCACCTTGGTGTTTGACCCCAACTACCGGGCCAAACTCTGGGGCAAAGACGAGGCCGCCCATTGGCTGGCGCAGGCCTATGGCTGCGCTGACATCGCCTTGCCGGGGCTCGAAGAACATCAGCTGCTGTGGGGCCAACAAAGCCCTGAACAGGCGGCGGACTTTTTAACCGGCCTTGGGGTCAAGGAACTGGTGATAAAGCAGGGGCCGGAGCAGCTTTTTGTGAACGGTCAGTACCTTGCCGTGACCCCGGCCGAGCAGGTGGTAGACACCACCGCCGCCGGCGATTCCTTTAACGGCGGCTACCTGGCGGCGCGCCTGGACGGCCAAAGCCCCCTGGAAGCGGCCAAGCAAGGGGCGGCGCTGGCCCGGCGGGTGATTGGCTATCGCGGCGCCATTATCGATAAAAACCAATGGGCCTGA